Proteins from one Capricornis sumatraensis isolate serow.1 chromosome 2, serow.2, whole genome shotgun sequence genomic window:
- the LOC138072612 gene encoding guanylate-binding protein 4-like: MASGSTIMDPVCLVRNQNNQLTVNPRALKTLEQISQPVVVVAIAGLYRTGKSYLMNRLAGQNHGFRLGSTVRSETKGIWMWCVPHPSKENHTLVLLDTEGLGDVEKGDSKNDSWIFALAVLLSSTFVYNSMSTINHQALEQLHYVTELTELIRTKSSPSSDEEEDSAEFATFFPDFIWTVRDFMLELELDEYPITEDEYLENALKLIPGKDPKIQNSNMPRECIRKFFPKRKCFVFDRPTNDRKLLLRVEELSDNQLDVNFQKQSKDFCSYIFTHAKPKTLREGITVTGGGLGILVEAYVNAINSGGVPCLENAVITLAERENSAAMQKAADHYNEQMTQRLNLPTDTLQELLEVHTACEKEAIAIFMERSFKDDKLMFQKKLVDIMEKKKDSFMIQNEEASVKYCEAELKQVSESLVKSISGGTFFVPGGHSLYLEARNKFEQDYKLVPRKGVKANQVLQSYLQSQAGVEEAILQADQALTAGDKAMAAECAKKDAAEREQELLREKQNEEEQKMEAQERSLKENLAQLQEKMERERENLLREQETMLEHKLKMQKELLTDGFKKEAEALDKEIDQLKEGIRTTEKFFSISDVLDMASMTLVAVLPGPYKVVGMGLKFLGDHMKGAEKPS; encoded by the exons ATGGCATCTGGATCCACCATAATGGACCCCGTCTGTCTGGTAAGAAACCAGAACAATCAGCTGACAGTAAATCCTAGAGCATTAAAGACTCTCGAGCAGATATCTCAGCCTGTGGTGGTGGTGGCCATCGCAGGGCTGTATCGGACCGGAAAGTCCTACCTGATGAACCGCCTGGCAGGACAGAACCACG GTTTCCGTCTGGGCTCCACAGTGCGGTCTGAAACCAAGGGCATCTGGATGTGGTGTGTGCCCCACCCCTCCAAGGAGAACCACACCCTGGTCCTTCTGGACACTGAGGGTCTGGGTGATGTGGAGAAG GGGGACTCCAAGAATGACTCGTGGATCTTTGCCCTGGCCGTGCTCCTGAGCAGCACCTTTGTCTACAACAGCATGAGCACCATCAACCACCAGGCCCTGGAGCAGCTGCA CTATGTGACTGAACTAACAGAGTTAATCAGAACCAAATCATCTCCCAGCTCCGATGAAGAAGAGGACTCAGCCGAGTTTGCGACTTTCTTTCCAGACTTCATCTGGACTGTGCGGGATTTCATGTTGGAACTGGAGTTAGATGAATATCCCATCACTGAAGATGAGTACCTGGAGAATGCCTTGAAGTTGATTCCAG gcaaggatcCCAAAATCCAAAATTCCAACATGCCCAGAGAGTGTATCAGGAAATTTTTTCCGAAAAGAAAGTGCTTTGTCTTTGACCGGCCTACAAATGACAGAAAGCTATTACTCCGTGTTGAGGAACTATCAGATAACCAATTGGATGTGAATTTCCAGAAGCAATCAAAAGATTTTTGCTCATATATCTTTACCCATGCAAAGCCCAAGACCCTAAGAGAAGGAATCACTGTCACTGGGGGAG GGTTGGGGATTCTGGTGGAGGCCTATGTAAATGCCATCAACAGTGGAGGAGTTCCCTGTTTGGAGAACGCAGTAATAACTCTGGCTGAGCGTGAGAACTCAGCAGCCATGCAGAAGGCGGCTGATCACTACAATGAGCAGATGACCCAGCGACTGAACCTTCCCACAGACACACTCCAGGAGCTGCTGGAGGTGCACACAGCCTGTGAGAAGGAAGCCATTGCCATCTTCATGGAGCGCTCCTTCAAGGATGACAAGCTGATGTTCCAGAAGAAGCTCGTG GACATCATGGAGAAAAAGAAGGACAGTTTCATGATCCAGAATGAAGAGGCTTCTGTCAAATATTGTGAGGCTGAGCTTAAGCAGGTTTCAGAATCCTTGGTGAAAAGTATTTCAGGAGGCACATTCTTTGTCCCTGGAGGACACAGTCTCTATTTAGAAGCAAGGAACAAGTTTGAACAAGACTATAAACTGGTTCCCAGAAAAGGAGTTAAG GCCAACCAGGTTCTCCAGAGCTACCTGCAGTCACAGGCAGGAGTAGAGGAAGCCATCCTGCAGGCAGACCAGGCCCTCACTGCTGGGGACAAGGCCATGGCAG CTGAGTGTGCCAAGAAGGATGCAGCTGAGAGGGAACAGGAGCTGCtaagagagaaacagaatgaagaagaacaaaaaatgGAGGCACAAGAGAGAAGCCTCAAAGAAAACCTGGCCCAACTGCAAGAGAAgatggaaagggaaagagaaaacctTCTGAGAGAGCAGGAAACGATGCTGGAGCACAAGCTGAAG ATGCAAAAAGAGTTACTCACAGATGGATTCAAAAAGGAAGCTGAGGCGTTAGATAAAGAGATAGATCAACTAAAAGAAGGTATTCGAACAACTGAAAAGTTCTTCAGTATTTCAGATGTCCTCGATATGGCGAGCATGACTTTAGTTGCAGTACTCCCTGGGCCTTATAAAGTAGTTGGTATGGGACTGAAATTTCTCGGTGATCATATGAAAGGGGCTGAGAAACCCTCCTAA